The Flavobacterium marginilacus genome window below encodes:
- the rplM gene encoding 50S ribosomal protein L13: MNALSYKTISATKANSTKEWIVVDADGHNLGRLATKVAMILRGKYKPSYTPHVDCGDNVIVINSEKINLTGNKLDEKTYIRHTGYPGGQRSLTAKVLQAKNPALLVEKAVKGMLPKNKLGAELFRNLNVVVGSEHKQGAQKPRTVNLNDLK; encoded by the coding sequence GTGAACGCATTAAGCTACAAGACAATTTCAGCAACAAAGGCCAATTCTACAAAAGAATGGATTGTTGTAGACGCTGATGGTCATAACTTAGGACGTCTTGCTACTAAAGTCGCTATGATTTTGAGAGGTAAGTACAAGCCAAGTTACACACCACACGTAGACTGTGGAGATAACGTAATTGTTATCAACTCAGAAAAAATCAACCTTACAGGTAACAAATTGGATGAGAAAACATACATCCGTCACACTGGTTACCCTGGAGGACAAAGAAGTTTAACTGCTAAAGTACTGCAAGCAAAAAACCCTGCATTATTAGTAGAGAAAGCTGTAAAAGGTATGTTACCTAAAAACAAATTAGGAGCAGAACTTTTTAGAAATTTAAATGTTGTTGTAGGATCTGAGCACAAACAAGGAGCTCAAAAACCTAGAACTGTTAACCTAAACGATCTTAAGTAA
- a CDS encoding LacI family DNA-binding transcriptional regulator, translated as MKAKATLKQIAKELNVSVSTVSKALNDSPEISEQTKVRIKEYAKLKNYKPNVIGLNLKNRKTKTIGVIIPNILNSFFAKVFSGIEKVADERGYNVIMCISNESLDKEAHTMEMLSNGTIDGFVLSISEEAQKLNDFSHFNSIINDGTPIVMFDRTTDEVECDKVIVDDFDSGQNATQRLIDLGCKNIALISSSNNLSVGKLRAEGYLKALKMNNIEINENIIIRTESESDHDLAEKIEEMYSNNLIDGVFALEESDSVAALKVGVKKGYKIPKDLKIIGFADGILASRRLSPSLTTVSQHGIEIGEEAVRLLIDRLESKEEHKPFETVVIKTKLKERESTT; from the coding sequence ATGAAAGCAAAAGCAACATTAAAACAAATTGCGAAAGAACTTAATGTTTCGGTGTCTACAGTGTCTAAGGCACTAAATGATAGTCCTGAGATTAGCGAACAAACGAAAGTCAGGATTAAAGAATATGCAAAACTAAAAAATTATAAGCCCAACGTTATTGGGCTGAATCTTAAAAATCGTAAGACTAAAACAATAGGGGTTATTATACCTAATATATTGAATTCCTTTTTTGCCAAGGTTTTCAGCGGTATTGAAAAGGTAGCAGATGAAAGAGGTTATAATGTTATTATGTGTATCTCTAATGAGTCGTTAGACAAAGAGGCACATACAATGGAAATGCTAAGTAACGGAACTATTGATGGTTTTGTACTGTCTATTTCAGAAGAAGCTCAAAAATTAAATGATTTCAGCCATTTTAATTCTATTATTAACGACGGTACGCCTATCGTTATGTTTGATAGAACAACAGACGAAGTAGAATGTGATAAAGTGATTGTTGATGATTTTGATTCTGGTCAGAATGCAACGCAGCGTTTAATTGATTTAGGCTGTAAAAACATTGCATTAATTTCTTCGTCTAATAATTTAAGTGTTGGTAAATTAAGAGCCGAGGGGTATTTAAAAGCGCTGAAAATGAATAATATAGAAATCAATGAGAATATTATTATTCGAACAGAATCAGAATCAGACCATGACTTAGCGGAAAAAATTGAAGAAATGTATTCTAATAATCTGATAGATGGTGTTTTTGCATTGGAAGAAAGTGATTCGGTTGCGGCTTTAAAAGTTGGAGTAAAGAAAGGATATAAAATTCCGAAAGACCTAAAAATTATTGGTTTTGCTGATGGAATTCTTGCTTCTAGACGTTTATCACCTAGTTTAACAACAGTCAGCCAGCATGGAATTGAGATTGGAGAAGAAGCAGTAAGATTATTAATTGACCGATTAGAATCTAAAGAAGAACACAAACCTTTTGAAACAGTTGTCATCAAAACAAAATTAAAGGAAAGAGAATCTACTACATAA
- the polA gene encoding DNA polymerase I — MSTQKRLYLLDAYALIFRGYFAFIKNPRINSKGMDTSAIMGFMNALMDVIKREKPDHLAVAFDKGGSTYRYEMYQEYKANRDETPEAIKIAVPYIQELLKAMHIPIIEVPGFEADDLIGTIAKQAEKENYQVYMVTPDKDFAQLVSENIFMYKPARMGNDIEIWGIPEVLAKFEIERPEQVIDFLGMMGDAADNIPGLPGVGEKTAKKFLAEYGSMENLLANTHQLKGAIKEKIEANAELGLLSKKLATILLDCPVTFNETEYELSKPDVEKTDALFQELEFRQMKAQFDKLYNLAIEEESTSPETPAAKKAPAKKSNEEQFDLFGFSEEETGEAQHSSFYATLENTEHFYQIIQGDFAVKLLLQNLLQQTSVCFDTETTGIDALNAELVGMSFSYEKGKAFYVPFPEDREEAQTLADKFKPFFENEAIEKIGQNVKYDLKILSNYGVQIKGKLFDTMIAHYLINPDMRHNMDVLSETYLKYSPKSIEDLIGKKGKGQKTMREVPLEDIKEYAAEDADITYQLKQNFSPILDKAETKKLFDEIEIPLIPVLAAMELEGINLDVPFLKSMSIDIAAESNALEQKIYETAGEKFNLASPKQLGDILFDKLKIGGAKQKKTKTGQYATGEEVLSYLANDNEIVRDILEWRQMVKLQSTYIDALPNQVDSKTGRVHTDYMQTVAATGRLSSNNPNLQNIPIRTERGRLIRKAFIARDENYTLVSADYSQIELRIIAALSGEENMIAAFQNNEDIHRSTAAKVFSVPLEEVTKEQRSNAKTVNFGIIYGVSAFGLSNQTSLSRKESAELIDAYYATYPKLKSYMSNQVDFARENGYVQTVLGRRRYLKDINSANMMVKSGAERNAVNAPIQGSAADIIKIAMINIHKKLVSENWKSKMLLQVHDELVFDVHNSELEKIQPMIKHEMENAFKMDVPLDVEIGLGKNWLEAH; from the coding sequence ATGTCAACCCAAAAACGTCTTTACCTTCTCGATGCTTACGCCTTAATATTTCGTGGTTATTTTGCCTTTATCAAAAACCCAAGAATCAATTCAAAAGGAATGGATACTTCGGCCATTATGGGGTTTATGAATGCCCTGATGGATGTAATCAAACGCGAAAAACCAGATCATTTAGCCGTAGCTTTTGACAAAGGCGGAAGCACTTACCGCTACGAAATGTATCAGGAATACAAGGCAAACCGTGACGAAACTCCCGAAGCTATCAAAATCGCAGTTCCTTACATTCAGGAATTATTAAAAGCAATGCACATTCCTATTATAGAAGTCCCTGGTTTCGAAGCCGATGATTTAATAGGAACCATAGCAAAACAGGCTGAAAAAGAAAACTACCAAGTGTATATGGTAACTCCTGATAAGGATTTTGCACAATTGGTTTCCGAAAATATTTTCATGTACAAGCCTGCTAGAATGGGTAACGATATCGAAATTTGGGGAATTCCGGAAGTATTGGCCAAATTTGAAATCGAGCGTCCCGAACAAGTAATTGATTTTCTCGGAATGATGGGCGACGCGGCCGATAATATTCCAGGCCTGCCGGGTGTTGGAGAAAAAACAGCCAAAAAATTCTTGGCCGAATATGGTTCCATGGAAAATCTTTTGGCCAACACGCATCAATTAAAAGGAGCGATAAAAGAAAAAATCGAAGCCAATGCCGAATTGGGATTATTGTCTAAAAAACTAGCGACTATCCTGCTCGACTGCCCTGTAACTTTCAACGAAACAGAGTATGAATTATCCAAACCCGATGTTGAAAAAACCGATGCGCTGTTTCAGGAACTGGAATTTCGCCAGATGAAGGCACAATTTGACAAATTGTACAATTTGGCGATTGAAGAAGAAAGCACAAGTCCTGAAACACCAGCTGCCAAAAAAGCGCCGGCAAAAAAATCCAACGAAGAACAATTTGATTTATTCGGTTTTTCTGAGGAAGAAACTGGTGAAGCACAACACAGTTCATTCTACGCAACTCTTGAAAATACCGAACATTTTTACCAGATTATTCAAGGCGATTTTGCTGTAAAATTGCTTCTGCAAAATTTACTTCAGCAGACTTCCGTATGTTTCGATACCGAAACTACAGGAATTGATGCCTTAAATGCCGAATTAGTCGGGATGTCATTCTCCTATGAAAAAGGAAAAGCTTTTTATGTTCCGTTTCCGGAAGACAGAGAAGAAGCTCAGACTTTGGCCGATAAATTCAAGCCTTTTTTCGAAAACGAAGCCATCGAAAAAATTGGCCAGAACGTAAAATACGATTTAAAGATTCTTTCGAATTATGGTGTTCAGATAAAAGGAAAGTTATTCGACACGATGATTGCACATTATCTGATCAATCCTGATATGCGTCATAACATGGATGTTTTATCAGAAACGTATTTGAAATATTCGCCAAAATCGATTGAAGATTTAATTGGTAAAAAAGGAAAAGGGCAAAAAACAATGCGCGAAGTACCATTGGAAGACATCAAAGAATACGCTGCCGAAGATGCTGACATCACCTATCAATTAAAGCAGAATTTCAGCCCGATTCTAGATAAAGCCGAAACCAAAAAACTTTTTGACGAAATCGAAATTCCATTGATTCCTGTTTTGGCTGCAATGGAACTGGAGGGAATTAATCTTGACGTTCCTTTCTTAAAATCAATGTCAATTGACATAGCTGCCGAAAGCAATGCTTTGGAACAAAAAATATATGAAACCGCCGGCGAAAAATTCAATCTGGCTTCGCCAAAACAATTAGGCGACATTTTATTCGATAAATTAAAAATTGGCGGAGCCAAACAAAAAAAAACCAAAACAGGCCAATACGCAACCGGCGAAGAAGTTTTGTCGTATTTAGCAAATGACAATGAAATTGTCCGCGATATTCTCGAATGGCGCCAAATGGTGAAACTGCAAAGCACTTATATTGATGCACTGCCTAATCAGGTTGATTCTAAAACAGGCCGTGTCCACACCGATTATATGCAGACAGTTGCTGCAACAGGACGTTTGAGTTCCAATAATCCAAACTTACAAAACATTCCAATCCGTACCGAAAGAGGCCGATTGATCCGAAAAGCGTTTATCGCCAGAGATGAAAATTACACTTTGGTTTCTGCGGATTACTCACAGATAGAATTACGCATCATTGCTGCTTTATCCGGTGAAGAAAACATGATTGCTGCTTTTCAAAACAACGAAGACATTCACCGAAGTACGGCCGCCAAAGTATTCAGCGTTCCTTTGGAAGAAGTAACCAAAGAACAAAGAAGCAATGCCAAAACCGTGAATTTCGGAATTATCTATGGGGTTTCTGCTTTTGGATTAAGTAATCAGACTTCGCTTTCGCGAAAAGAAAGTGCCGAACTGATTGATGCCTATTATGCTACTTATCCAAAACTGAAATCATACATGTCGAATCAGGTGGATTTTGCAAGAGAAAATGGGTATGTGCAGACGGTTTTAGGAAGAAGACGTTATTTAAAAGACATTAATTCTGCTAATATGATGGTGAAAAGCGGTGCCGAACGAAATGCCGTTAATGCACCGATTCAGGGTTCTGCCGCAGATATCATCAAAATTGCAATGATCAATATTCATAAAAAATTAGTTTCTGAAAACTGGAAATCAAAAATGTTACTGCAGGTACATGATGAGCTTGTGTTCGATGTTCACAACTCAGAACTCGAAAAAATCCAGCCGATGATTAAGCATGAAATGGAAAACGCCTTTAAAATGGATGTGCCACTGGATGTTGAAATTGGATTGGGTAAAAACTGGCTGGAAGCGCACTAG
- a CDS encoding DNA-3-methyladenine glycosylase I: MQKKLVRCGWCNSSELYQKYHDEEWGVPVYDDLKLFEFLLLETFQAGLSWITILNKRENFRNAFDAFDYKKIARYSEDKIQNLLQDPGIIRNQLKVRSAVSNAVAFIKIQEEFGSFSKYIWGFVDGKPIINNRKSLSEVQATTPLSDAISKDLKKRGFKFVGSTVVYAHMQATGMVDDHVADCWKRN; encoded by the coding sequence ATGCAAAAAAAACTTGTAAGATGCGGTTGGTGCAATTCCAGCGAATTATACCAAAAATACCATGACGAAGAATGGGGTGTTCCCGTTTATGACGACCTCAAACTTTTCGAATTTCTGCTATTGGAAACTTTTCAGGCAGGACTGAGTTGGATTACGATTTTAAATAAAAGAGAGAATTTCAGAAATGCCTTTGACGCATTCGACTATAAAAAAATAGCCCGCTATTCCGAAGACAAGATTCAGAATTTACTACAAGATCCAGGCATTATTCGCAATCAACTAAAGGTTCGTTCGGCTGTATCAAATGCCGTCGCCTTTATCAAAATCCAAGAAGAATTCGGAAGCTTTTCCAAATACATTTGGGGTTTTGTCGATGGAAAGCCCATTATAAACAACCGAAAAAGTTTAAGCGAAGTACAGGCCACAACTCCCCTTTCGGATGCCATCAGCAAGGATTTAAAAAAACGCGGATTCAAATTTGTCGGCTCCACTGTAGTATACGCCCACATGCAAGCCACAGGCATGGTAGACGATCACGTAGCCGATTGCTGGAAAAGAAACTAA
- the rpsI gene encoding 30S ribosomal protein S9, whose amino-acid sequence MGVIHKIGRRKTAVARVYVSEGTGVITVNKKEFATYFPTATLQYKVLQPLSMTENASNFDVKVNVYGGGTNGQAEAVRMALARVMCEVNAENRGILKPEGLLTRDPRMVERKKFGQKKARKRFQFSKR is encoded by the coding sequence ATGGGAGTTATTCACAAAATCGGTAGAAGAAAAACCGCTGTTGCACGTGTTTATGTTTCAGAAGGAACAGGAGTAATCACTGTAAACAAAAAAGAATTTGCAACTTATTTCCCAACTGCTACATTACAGTACAAAGTTTTACAACCATTATCTATGACAGAAAATGCAAGTAACTTTGACGTAAAAGTAAACGTTTATGGAGGTGGTACAAATGGTCAGGCAGAAGCTGTAAGAATGGCATTGGCACGCGTAATGTGTGAAGTAAATGCTGAAAACAGAGGAATCCTGAAACCAGAAGGTTTATTAACTAGAGACCCAAGAATGGTTGAACGTAAGAAATTCGGTCAGAAGAAAGCTCGTAAGAGATTCCAATTCTCTAAACGTTAA
- a CDS encoding exopolyphosphatase, translated as MKEKIYYLIVCLVLSYSTQAQLYGGIEIGSKGIKMTVLDVESIKRNTYDVKEFWTENVGIATGIGIDGTLLQEDIEKAGNVVYNNYKKMLNEYKIEDKNIFIVASSGVGLANNTNDLVVKIKTLTNKKIEIISSSLEAKLLLRGCIPPKNYLSSVIIDIGGGNTKGGYAKDINGASVFFPISCDLGTVTLTEIINKKCKQKTVFEFNENLFDYLPTIRESFKKMYTSRAESQEKNNVYISGGAAWAFYTLLTGVKAEENFTQIKYDDILSIRTIAENNYQRFVTNSESNTEMQKVLKTYQQKYLIAAFNLLETSLEVIPNIQNKKIFFAKQGQIAWLVSYVFDSAKGVKQIY; from the coding sequence ATGAAAGAAAAAATCTACTATTTAATAGTTTGCCTAGTGCTTTCCTATTCGACACAAGCGCAACTATACGGCGGAATAGAAATAGGAAGTAAAGGTATAAAAATGACCGTTCTTGATGTAGAAAGCATCAAAAGAAATACTTATGACGTAAAAGAGTTCTGGACTGAAAACGTTGGTATTGCAACTGGTATCGGAATAGACGGTACTTTATTGCAAGAGGATATCGAAAAAGCTGGTAATGTAGTTTACAACAACTACAAAAAAATGCTTAACGAGTACAAAATTGAAGACAAAAACATCTTCATTGTAGCATCTTCTGGAGTTGGTTTAGCAAATAACACGAATGATTTAGTTGTAAAAATCAAAACTCTTACTAATAAAAAAATTGAAATTATCTCTTCTTCACTTGAAGCAAAGTTGCTTTTAAGAGGATGTATTCCACCAAAAAACTACTTAAGTTCAGTAATTATTGACATAGGTGGAGGTAATACTAAAGGAGGATATGCAAAGGACATCAATGGTGCTTCTGTATTTTTCCCAATATCATGTGATTTAGGAACTGTTACTTTAACAGAAATAATCAATAAAAAATGTAAACAAAAAACTGTTTTCGAATTTAACGAAAACCTTTTTGATTACTTGCCGACTATCAGAGAGAGCTTCAAAAAAATGTATACAAGCAGAGCTGAATCACAAGAAAAAAATAATGTTTACATCTCTGGTGGAGCTGCTTGGGCTTTTTATACTCTATTAACGGGAGTAAAAGCAGAAGAAAATTTCACGCAGATAAAATATGATGATATTTTATCAATTAGAACTATTGCAGAAAACAACTATCAAAGATTTGTAACTAATTCTGAAAGTAATACTGAAATGCAAAAAGTATTAAAAACGTACCAACAAAAATATTTAATTGCAGCATTTAATCTTTTGGAAACTTCATTAGAAGTAATTCCTAACATTCAAAACAAAAAAATATTTTTTGCTAAACAAGGTCAGATTGCTTGGCTGGTAAGTTATGTATTCGACAGTGCTAAAGGAGTAAAACAAATTTACTAA
- the rpsB gene encoding 30S ribosomal protein S2 → MSNKVEVKELLEAGVHFGHMTRKWDPNMAPYIYMERNGIHIINLYKTAAKIEEANEALKKIAASGRKILFVATKKQAKDIVADKAKAANMPYITERWPGGMLTNFVTIRKAVKKMSSIDKMKKDGTFNTLSKKERLQVDRLRAKLEKNLGSIADMSRLPAALFVVDIKAEHIAIKEAQKLNIPVFAMVDTNSDPREVDYVIPANDDASKSIDKILSLVTTSIIDGLANRTSDKETDTAEVAAEAEAPAVEAPEAPATEE, encoded by the coding sequence ATGTCAAACAAAGTAGAAGTAAAAGAATTACTAGAAGCAGGTGTTCATTTTGGACACATGACTAGAAAATGGGATCCAAACATGGCTCCTTACATTTATATGGAGCGTAATGGAATCCACATTATCAATCTATATAAAACTGCAGCAAAAATCGAAGAGGCTAATGAAGCTTTGAAAAAAATCGCTGCATCAGGTAGAAAAATATTATTTGTTGCTACCAAAAAACAAGCAAAAGACATCGTTGCTGACAAAGCAAAAGCTGCAAACATGCCATACATCACTGAAAGATGGCCTGGCGGGATGCTGACTAACTTCGTAACTATCAGAAAGGCTGTTAAAAAAATGTCTTCTATTGATAAAATGAAGAAAGACGGCACATTCAACACTCTATCTAAAAAAGAGCGTTTGCAAGTTGATCGTCTTCGTGCTAAATTAGAGAAAAACTTAGGTTCAATCGCAGATATGTCTAGACTTCCTGCTGCATTGTTCGTAGTAGATATCAAAGCTGAACACATCGCAATAAAAGAAGCTCAAAAATTAAACATTCCAGTTTTTGCAATGGTTGATACGAATTCTGACCCAAGAGAGGTTGATTACGTGATTCCTGCAAATGATGACGCTTCTAAATCAATTGATAAAATTTTATCTTTAGTAACTACTTCAATTATCGATGGTCTTGCAAACAGAACATCTGATAAAGAAACTGATACTGCTGAAGTTGCCGCTGAAGCTGAAGCTCCAGCAGTTGAAGCTCCAGAAGCTCCAGCAACTGAAGAATAA
- the thiS gene encoding sulfur carrier protein ThiS, with protein sequence MELKINNQIKQFALDSLTVQALLDLEIPEKQNGIALAINNTVIPKSDWNFHLIQETDDILIISATQGG encoded by the coding sequence ATGGAACTCAAAATCAATAATCAAATCAAACAATTTGCACTTGACAGTCTCACTGTACAAGCGCTTCTTGACTTGGAAATTCCCGAAAAACAAAACGGAATTGCCCTAGCCATCAACAACACCGTAATTCCAAAATCCGATTGGAATTTCCACCTCATACAAGAAACCGACGATATCCTAATCATATCAGCCACACAAGGCGGATAA
- the tsf gene encoding translation elongation factor Ts, whose protein sequence is MATITAADVNKLRQTTGAGMMDCKKALVEADGDFDKAIQNLREKGQKVAANRSDRESSEGAAVSFINADKTKGAIITLNCETDFVGKNEAFVTLAKELVERAINFSSKEEFLASDFNGLTVAEKLIEQTGVIGEKIEIGGFEILEGAFVGSYVHVNKIAALTAISAPIANGDVLTKDISMQVASMGADTLSYKDFDPSFVASELAARIAVIEKENEEAKRLGKTLKNVPKYISFSQLTEEVIKQAEEDAKAELKAEGKPEQIWDKIIPGKIQRFISDNTTLDQEKALLDQNFIKDDSKKVGDYVKGFNVEISGFKRVSLG, encoded by the coding sequence ATGGCAACAATTACTGCTGCAGACGTAAATAAATTAAGACAAACTACAGGTGCCGGAATGATGGACTGTAAAAAAGCTTTAGTTGAAGCTGATGGAGATTTCGATAAAGCTATACAAAACCTTAGAGAAAAAGGACAAAAAGTTGCTGCTAACCGTTCTGACCGTGAGTCTTCTGAAGGAGCTGCTGTTTCTTTCATTAATGCTGACAAAACCAAAGGAGCTATTATCACTTTAAACTGCGAAACAGATTTCGTAGGTAAAAATGAAGCTTTCGTAACTTTAGCCAAAGAATTAGTTGAAAGAGCTATTAACTTTTCTTCAAAAGAGGAATTTTTAGCTTCAGATTTCAACGGACTTACAGTTGCTGAAAAATTAATTGAGCAAACTGGTGTTATCGGTGAAAAAATCGAAATCGGCGGTTTTGAAATTTTAGAAGGCGCTTTCGTTGGATCTTATGTTCACGTTAACAAAATTGCTGCATTAACTGCAATTTCTGCACCAATTGCTAATGGTGACGTTTTAACTAAAGACATTTCTATGCAAGTTGCTTCTATGGGAGCTGATACATTATCTTACAAAGATTTTGATCCATCTTTCGTTGCTTCTGAACTTGCTGCCCGTATTGCAGTAATCGAAAAAGAAAATGAAGAAGCAAAACGTTTAGGAAAAACTTTAAAAAATGTTCCTAAATACATTTCTTTCTCTCAATTAACTGAAGAAGTTATCAAACAAGCTGAAGAAGATGCTAAAGCTGAATTAAAAGCTGAAGGAAAACCAGAACAAATCTGGGATAAAATTATTCCAGGAAAAATTCAGCGTTTCATTTCTGATAATACAACTTTAGATCAAGAGAAAGCTTTATTAGATCAAAACTTCATCAAAGATGACAGTAAAAAAGTAGGTGATTATGTAAAAGGATTCAACGTTGAAATCTCAGGTTTCAAAAGAGTTTCTTTAGGATAA
- a CDS encoding MFS transporter: protein MIKKYFDNFKGFPKEVWILTLITFINRAGTMVIPFLSKYMKENLEFTYSQIGWVMVFFGIGSIIGTWLSGKLSDKIGFYKVMVFSLFASGIVFILLQYATTFEELCVGILILTTIADMFRPAMLVCLKTFTEKEDRARAYSLTRAAINLGFLFGPVLGGLIIMQMGYEYIFYVDGITCILAIIVFVLFVKEKKLPIKAQKESKEKVKVSVMKDRPFMLHLVICLITGILFFQIFTTLPLYHKERFDMTEFDSGLLLSLNGLLILLFELPIVNYVSRNKINNHKVISFGLLLMATSFLLLLLPFEVVLVPMMFFMTCGVMLTFPFANSFAMDRSHMQEGKYMAAFTMSYSFAHILSAKTGMEIIQNSGYESNWVFMTCLGVVGTLLVFRLSKMVEKEELKDSAMVTVEVNDRK, encoded by the coding sequence ATGATAAAAAAATACTTCGACAATTTTAAAGGTTTTCCAAAAGAGGTTTGGATTTTAACTTTGATAACATTTATTAACAGAGCAGGGACAATGGTTATTCCCTTTCTGTCAAAGTACATGAAAGAAAATTTAGAATTTACTTACAGTCAAATTGGCTGGGTAATGGTTTTCTTTGGAATAGGTTCTATAATAGGGACTTGGTTAAGCGGTAAGCTGTCAGACAAAATTGGCTTTTATAAAGTCATGGTGTTTAGTTTATTTGCTAGTGGAATAGTGTTTATTTTGCTGCAGTATGCTACTACTTTTGAAGAGCTTTGTGTCGGTATTTTGATTCTTACTACTATTGCAGATATGTTTAGACCTGCTATGCTGGTATGTTTGAAAACATTTACAGAGAAAGAGGACAGAGCCCGTGCCTATTCATTAACTCGTGCTGCTATCAATTTAGGTTTTCTTTTTGGTCCAGTACTGGGCGGACTGATTATTATGCAGATGGGTTACGAGTACATTTTTTATGTAGACGGGATAACTTGTATATTGGCAATTATTGTTTTTGTTCTTTTTGTTAAAGAGAAAAAATTACCAATTAAAGCACAAAAAGAAAGCAAAGAAAAAGTTAAAGTTTCAGTAATGAAAGACAGACCTTTCATGCTGCACTTGGTTATTTGTCTGATTACTGGTATTCTTTTCTTTCAGATCTTTACTACTTTGCCGTTATATCACAAAGAGCGTTTTGATATGACGGAGTTTGACAGCGGGTTGCTTTTGAGTTTAAATGGATTGCTTATATTGCTTTTTGAACTTCCTATAGTGAATTATGTAAGCAGAAATAAAATTAATAATCACAAAGTTATTTCTTTTGGTTTATTGTTAATGGCGACTAGTTTCTTATTGTTATTGCTTCCTTTTGAGGTTGTTTTGGTTCCAATGATGTTCTTTATGACTTGCGGTGTAATGCTTACTTTTCCGTTTGCTAATTCATTTGCAATGGACAGATCGCATATGCAGGAAGGCAAATATATGGCGGCTTTTACAATGAGTTATAGTTTTGCACATATTTTAAGTGCTAAAACGGGTATGGAAATCATTCAGAATTCAGGATATGAGTCCAATTGGGTTTTCATGACTTGTTTAGGAGTTGTAGGTACTTTACTTGTTTTTAGACTTTCTAAAATGGTCGAAAAAGAAGAATTGAAGGATTCTGCAATGGTAACTGTAGAAGTTAACGACAGAAAATAG